A genomic segment from Rubrobacter tropicus encodes:
- a CDS encoding sulfurtransferase, producing MSEQQIEQKGYAHPEALVSTDWVAEHLNDLENVRIVESDEDVLLYEVGHIPNAVKIDWVEDLNDPLVRDYLDPEHFARLMGEKGIGPDTKVVFYGDKNNWWATYALWVFRLFGHDNVAVMDGGRIKWEAEGREMTQEVPEVPQKDYPVPARDDSKIRAFKADVERHLQSNGPMVDVRSPGEYSGELLHMPDYPQEGALRGGHIPGAANVPWARAAREDGTFKSADELKEIYEGEAGLSGSDDVVAYCRIGERSSHTWFVLSYLLGYDNVRNYDGSWTEWGNSVGAPIER from the coding sequence GTGAGCGAGCAGCAGATAGAGCAGAAGGGTTACGCCCACCCGGAGGCGCTGGTCAGCACCGACTGGGTGGCCGAGCATCTGAACGACCTTGAGAACGTGCGCATCGTCGAGTCCGACGAGGACGTGTTGCTCTACGAGGTGGGCCATATTCCGAACGCCGTCAAGATCGACTGGGTAGAGGACCTCAACGACCCGCTCGTGCGCGACTACCTCGACCCGGAGCACTTCGCCCGCCTGATGGGCGAGAAGGGCATAGGCCCGGACACCAAGGTCGTCTTCTACGGGGACAAGAACAACTGGTGGGCCACGTATGCGTTGTGGGTCTTCCGGCTCTTCGGGCACGACAACGTCGCCGTTATGGACGGGGGCAGGATAAAGTGGGAGGCCGAGGGCCGCGAGATGACCCAGGAGGTCCCCGAAGTCCCGCAGAAGGACTACCCGGTGCCGGCCAGGGACGACTCGAAGATCCGGGCCTTCAAGGCCGACGTCGAGAGGCACCTCCAGTCGAACGGGCCCATGGTCGACGTGAGGAGCCCCGGCGAGTACTCGGGCGAGCTTCTGCACATGCCCGACTACCCGCAGGAGGGCGCGCTCCGCGGCGGCCACATCCCCGGGGCCGCCAACGTGCCGTGGGCGCGGGCCGCGAGGGAGGACGGAACCTTCAAGAGCGCGGACGAGCTCAAGGAGATCTACGAGGGCGAGGCAGGCCTCTCGGGCAGCGACGACGTCGTCGCCTACTGCCGCATCGGGGAGCGCTCCAGCCACACCTGGTTCGTGCTCAGCTACCTGCTCGGCTACGACAACGTCCGCAACTACGACGGCTCCTGGACCGAGTGGGGCAACTCCGTCGGCGCCCCCATCGAGCGGTAG
- a CDS encoding iron-sulfur cluster assembly scaffold protein produces the protein MDRKERVAYLVDHFGNPRHKGVLEGADVAMPGGSPECGGSVVVYLKGDGNGGIEDLAWTGQGDTISMGATSVIVGRVRDEGLTLQQVLDLDYEKFMDSIGRDVIGSRTRNATLGLSTIKSAVRKYQRDRIADTEDRATA, from the coding sequence TTGGACCGCAAAGAGCGCGTAGCCTACCTCGTCGACCACTTCGGGAACCCCCGCCACAAGGGGGTTCTCGAAGGCGCGGACGTGGCCATGCCGGGCGGCAGCCCCGAGTGCGGCGGCTCCGTCGTCGTCTACCTCAAGGGCGACGGGAACGGCGGCATAGAAGACCTCGCCTGGACGGGCCAGGGAGACACCATCAGCATGGGCGCCACGTCTGTAATCGTCGGGCGCGTGCGCGACGAGGGGCTCACGCTCCAACAGGTGCTCGACCTCGACTACGAGAAGTTCATGGACTCCATAGGCCGGGACGTCATCGGCAGCCGCACCCGCAACGCGACTTTGGGCCTCTCGACCATAAAGTCCGCCGTCAGGAAGTACCAGAGGGACCGGATCGCTGACACGGAAGACCGCGCCACGGCGTAG
- the cofH gene encoding 5-amino-6-(D-ribitylamino)uracil--L-tyrosine 4-hydroxyphenyl transferase CofH has product MGDEERRERIYELAWAAYADPEPAMKAASEVRDRAFGPRITYSRKVFIPLTKLCRDNCGYCTFAHGPRPGEKAFLTPGEVLEVARAGAEAGCKEALFTLGDKPEKRYPEARRELREMGFGTTIEYLAHCCRLVLEETGLLPHANPGVLSAGEVRDLRPVSVSQGIMLEQASDRLLGPNLAHWASPDKVPAKRLKTMEGAGRLKVPFTTGILIGIGETVEERVDTILAIRDLHERHGNIQECIVQNFRAKPGTRMAGWSEPTEDEMLATIALARLLLPSDVTVQAPPNLAGLEVNGTPSYARYIDAGINDWGGVSPVTPDHVNPERPWPHLEELEKATQAKGYLLLERLALHPSYARDAGTWVDERLRPGVLSAQDAEGFARTEDWAPGTTEPVPAKVLAEARGLRPSKVRPNFARALAAAGTRDLREDEIALLFTARGTEFEELCRVADGLRREVNGDEVTYVVNRNINYTNQCYFRCRFCAFSKGPKSLNLRGDPYLLDTAEVARRAREAWEKGATEVCMVGGIHGSFTGKNYIDYLRAVKDEVPDMHVHAFTPLEVWQGARTLGISVEKFLVELKEAGLGTLPGTAAEVLDDEIRAIICPDKINTAQWAEVMRKAHGIGLSATTTIMFGHVDGPANWARHLMVLRDIQADTGGFTEFVPLPFVHMGAPLYLQGRSRRGPTFTETVKMHAVGRIALHGHIDNVQVSWVKLGAEGAKACLQAGCNDLGGTLMNESISRAAGADHGQEMTPSDLEAMIRDVGRTPRRRNTLYGVPERARSV; this is encoded by the coding sequence ATGGGCGACGAAGAGAGGCGCGAGAGGATCTACGAGCTGGCATGGGCGGCCTACGCCGACCCGGAACCGGCCATGAAGGCGGCCTCCGAGGTCCGCGACCGGGCCTTCGGGCCGAGGATCACATATTCCCGCAAGGTCTTCATCCCCCTCACCAAGCTCTGCCGCGACAACTGCGGCTACTGCACCTTCGCCCACGGCCCACGCCCCGGCGAAAAAGCGTTCCTGACACCCGGAGAAGTCCTCGAGGTCGCGAGGGCAGGCGCAGAGGCCGGCTGCAAGGAGGCCCTGTTCACGCTCGGGGACAAGCCCGAGAAGCGCTACCCCGAGGCCAGGCGCGAGCTGAGAGAGATGGGCTTCGGGACGACCATCGAGTACCTGGCCCACTGCTGCCGGCTCGTGCTGGAGGAGACAGGGTTACTGCCGCACGCGAATCCCGGGGTCCTCTCGGCGGGGGAGGTGCGGGATCTCAGGCCCGTCTCGGTCTCGCAGGGGATCATGCTGGAGCAGGCCTCCGACCGGCTGCTCGGCCCGAACCTCGCCCACTGGGCCTCCCCGGACAAGGTCCCTGCCAAGCGCCTGAAGACGATGGAAGGGGCGGGAAGGCTCAAGGTTCCGTTTACGACGGGAATCCTTATCGGGATCGGGGAGACCGTCGAGGAGCGGGTCGACACGATCCTCGCCATCCGCGACCTCCACGAGCGCCACGGCAACATCCAGGAGTGCATAGTCCAGAACTTCCGCGCCAAGCCGGGCACCCGCATGGCGGGCTGGTCCGAGCCGACCGAGGACGAGATGCTCGCCACCATAGCCCTGGCCCGCCTCCTTCTGCCTTCCGACGTTACCGTCCAGGCGCCCCCGAACCTTGCCGGTCTAGAGGTCAACGGCACGCCCTCCTACGCCCGCTACATCGACGCCGGCATAAACGACTGGGGCGGCGTCTCCCCCGTAACCCCGGATCACGTCAACCCCGAACGCCCCTGGCCCCACCTGGAAGAGCTCGAAAAGGCCACCCAGGCAAAGGGCTACCTGCTCCTCGAACGACTCGCCCTCCACCCCTCCTACGCCCGCGACGCCGGAACCTGGGTGGACGAACGCCTCCGCCCCGGCGTCTTGTCCGCCCAGGACGCCGAGGGCTTCGCCAGGACCGAAGACTGGGCGCCGGGCACCACGGAGCCCGTGCCGGCGAAGGTCCTTGCCGAGGCGAGGGGTCTGCGCCCTTCGAAGGTGCGGCCCAACTTCGCGAGGGCGCTCGCGGCCGCCGGGACCAGGGACCTGCGCGAGGACGAGATAGCCCTGCTCTTCACGGCGCGGGGGACGGAGTTCGAGGAGCTCTGCCGGGTGGCCGACGGGCTCAGGCGCGAGGTCAACGGCGACGAGGTCACCTACGTCGTGAACCGGAACATCAACTACACGAACCAGTGCTACTTCCGGTGCCGCTTCTGCGCCTTCTCCAAGGGGCCGAAGTCCCTCAACCTGCGCGGCGACCCTTACCTCCTGGACACGGCCGAGGTGGCCCGAAGGGCGCGGGAGGCGTGGGAGAAGGGCGCCACCGAGGTCTGCATGGTCGGCGGCATCCACGGCAGCTTCACGGGCAAGAACTACATAGATTACCTGCGGGCCGTAAAAGACGAGGTGCCCGACATGCACGTCCACGCCTTCACGCCCCTCGAAGTGTGGCAGGGCGCGCGCACCCTGGGCATATCTGTCGAGAAGTTCCTCGTGGAGCTAAAGGAGGCCGGGCTCGGGACCTTACCCGGTACGGCGGCGGAGGTCCTGGACGATGAGATCCGGGCCATCATCTGCCCGGACAAGATCAACACCGCCCAATGGGCGGAGGTGATGCGAAAGGCGCACGGCATCGGGCTCTCCGCCACGACGACCATCATGTTCGGCCACGTCGACGGTCCCGCGAACTGGGCGCGGCACCTCATGGTCCTGCGGGACATACAGGCCGACACGGGCGGCTTCACGGAGTTCGTGCCGCTGCCCTTCGTCCACATGGGAGCCCCGCTCTACTTGCAGGGCCGCTCCCGCAGGGGCCCCACCTTCACCGAGACGGTCAAGATGCACGCGGTAGGCAGGATCGCGCTCCACGGCCACATAGACAACGTTCAGGTCTCGTGGGTGAAGCTCGGCGCCGAGGGCGCGAAGGCGTGCCTGCAGGCCGGCTGCAACGACCTCGGTGGCACGCTGATGAACGAGAGCATCAGCCGGGCCGCCGGCGCCGACCACGGCCAGGAGATGACGCCTTCGGATCTGGAGGCCATGATCCGGGACGTAGGCCGCACCCCCCGCCGCCGCAACACCCTCTACGGCGTGCCGGAACGCGCACGCTCCGTCTAG